The genomic segment cccACACCCAATTGCACCTGCGGGCCAGTGCAGCCCAACAGGGGATTTCACCGCGTTGATGACGGGGCACACTCTTCCTTCCTGAGCCCACATAAATCTGTCGGTGGGCTCTGTCCTATAGTCTGATATTAAAGCTGTTTTCAATTACACGCCGCTCAGTGGGGGATGGAAAGCTGTTGTTGACTAAAATGAGCTGGTAGGAGGAGCGGTTGTGGTTAGAATTGACTGACTCTTTATTGATTGCCATCTGACCCATTTACCCTCTGGTGATGTTGTTGCAAGAGCAGTGATTTTCACTTCTATGCAGTAAAGCAGGAAAATGCAGGAATGCGTCGTGTGCACGGTTCACTACGTGCGCTCGTCATACTCGGCATAGCTGGCGTTTTTTTGCCTCgagtagaagaagaaggaaaaaaaagtattttattctGTGTCGAGTAAAATGCACCTTGACTGATCTTCTTCTCCTGAAACAATGACAAGAATGGACTTGTAAGGACGTTTTTTACAATGAGCGAAGGACCTCTGTCATCTCATACTCGGAGAGGTTGAGGCCACCGACCTCAGGCTACAACCGAACACATAGATTTCGTGAATGGAAACGTAAATGGAatggtaccttttttttttatcatttaatccAGGAGTTTACAAAATAGTATGATGCATCATTTTACAAACAGCCATGACTTTTTTAATGCTGCACagagaataaatacatttacaaatgtacaaatctaattatttttttaaatccactacTTGAAAACAGTGAAGAAACGTGtcccatgtttgtttgttagcattTGCACCGTTCACAAACAGAACAGCACGGAGTGGGAGAATTATTCAAAGCAAGTCGTGGAACATTCTCAAAGTTGAACTTTTTGAAATGCAAAATCAAAACACGTGTTTTACAACATTCTGCAGTCTATATTGCCattgcacttttattttcattagtcGTCTCGTGTTTTTGTAATACTGAGTCACTTGTAACAGCAGGAAACACAAATCCTCATGTCAGTTTTCTTCTCCCTGAGATCGTTGACCGGTCCACTGGTGTTGTCAGCGGTCCTCAGGGCTCACAGTGGTCAAATGTACCTGTTACAGTATGTCAGAGCACAGAGACAGGCTGTGCGCTGGCTCTTGCTTGTAGCCCACTTGCCACGGGAGCCCCAGAGCTGGAGGCGGCTCTGCAAAAGTGTCCATGTATCCCTGAGTACAGGAGGCCCACATCCCTGGCTGGTACCCCAACCCCTCAGCCACCTGAGGGTATCGCAACGGACTGGGCGGGTGGTTGTGTGGGCTGCTGCAGTGTCCATGTGAGGCATAAAGCTGTCCCTCGGTGGGGTAACAAGGATAGTGCGGGGACGGGGGACACGACGACATGGTGTTGTCCATGTAGACGTGCGGCTCTGCGGGCAATCTGTGCACATGGCGaggttgttgtggctgcatCTGGTGAGGGATGGACGCCTGCCAGGGGAGGTAACTCTGATGCTCCATGTGAGGAACCGGCACTCTGGTTTGGTCGGGTCGAGGTGTTCCTGTCCCCGCTGGCCCCACAGACGCTCTGTTGCACTCCCGGTGGGTGCACGGTTTGCTCGGCGGGTTTGTGCTCAGGAACACTGAGAGAGCAGAGATGCGGTTGATGGCCCTCTGCAGTGTGGCGATCTTGGACAGCCTTTTCCCACTGAGGTCATGGTTCAGAGCAATGCGTAGGGCATTGAAGGCCTGGTTGTAGTCCATGATGCGCTTTCGCTCTCTGACATTTGCAGCCATTCGTCGGGCCTTGGAGCGGACTGGCCGGTTGCGTTTCTTGGTCTGACCTTCCTCTGGGTCACTCGGGCTGCTGGTTGCGCTCTCGCTGTCTTGGAAAGGCTTGGGACtcccctcatcctcctcttggCCCAGAACACCAAGCTCCTCCAGCTCTTCCTCGGAGAATTCGGAACCTGTAACACTGCTGCAGCTCATTGTGCCAACAACGGCGGAGTCTGAGTGAAGTCTGGGTAGTTGTAGTGGATGCAGTCGCTGTGTGTCAGCCTGCAAGTGCGCCCTGCGTGTTCAGCTTTGTGGGGCTGTCGGTGTTTGCTGCTGTGCCGACAGCCCAGgtatcctcctcctctgactcctcTGGTGCCTTGTGATTACTCGTACCTCGACAAGACAGGTTGGCCTGCTTTTAAAAGCTCCTGAAGTCACATGGCCCAGTCACCTTTGAGGAATGGAGCACTCtctccattctctctctctctctctctctctctctctctccttctacaGGTTTATGGGCGCCCTGAAGGCAAATGGCactgtcacctcctcctctgactcccCCTCACATCTCTTACAGGATCTTACAAAACTTTTTAACACTCCACATCAGTGCAAAAACACATGAGCAAAACATACCAATTATTAGGGGGGGAAGCAGCAATTTTACACTTCCTTTGTAAAGGATTTCATTTGTGGAATAATTCACCAGTGGAATAATTACTCAGACCATCGTATATCATTGTCATTTCTCTCTTTAGAAAGATAAACACCGCATTAGACTTAACAACCAACACCATTCATTCTTCTGTACGTCTCGTTCCCTCGATCATGGCAAGTAACGAAGGAACATTCATCTACGTAGGTGTAACGAGAAAGTGTCATTTGACAAATTGCGTCATCCAAGTGCATGCTGTTACATATGTTTCCCCTTTTCTCAGACACAGGAAGAGAGGAGCCTCCGTATCCACCATAGGTCAGATTTGTCCTTGCAATTAGGTGTCTCTGGAGTGGCGattctcccttctctctctccctccatctctcctcagGTTTAAGGGCCATGTAATTTAGAGTAGCTTCCCTCGAACCCGTCCCCATAAATCAGGCCTGGGCAGCACCTGAGGACAAGAGCAGAATGAGCTTTAGACTtcaaagagggagaaaaaacaagGGCAAAAATTTTACAATTAGAGCCTGCAATTAGTTCTGACTGAGGCTATCGATCTTCCATAGTCTTTTGCTAGTAAAGTAAAATATAGTTCCTATTCTTAAAGAATACTTTTAAGTTCTTCTTTTTGTTAATGACCCTACAAGTTAATAAGTTGCATGTAGctttcttcacattttttttagttgcacaatagaataaaataaatagcttGTCCTGTGGTTTATTTAAGCTCCATGGTCGTCAGTGTGAAATACTGGAATGAGAAGTGGAAAACCTACGTCTATAGGCAAACGTCTCTGTATCAGATATTGGAGTGGTCAGTGAAAGGTGACTGTACTGACCTTTAGCTAAGCTCCTGGCCAAGTGCAACGGGTCAGGTAACTAAAGGGTACGGCCTCAGACGCTGAACTGGGGGTCGTTGAGGAGCATTGCTTCCTTCCTGCTCTCTTGGTTTTATTGTGAGCGTTGCGGCTCTGAGACGCCAACCTTTAAAACAATTACAGCCCAGGATTTCAGTTCCTAACGCGCAGCCACTGATTTGAGGTGGGAACGTTCAGTTCAGGCTGTTTTACTGTTGGGTCCAGGACACTGGCTTCTTTTCTCATATTATCTCAGGATATGTGCACAATTTATAATTGCACTAAATAAACCGCAGGATTTGCATATTTTAATGACCGCTGAGATTTGCATTATATTTGCAACCGCGCTGATAATTAGATAACCCACTTTATTACGTAGCAAACGAGAGCTATCGTCTCTTTGAAACTTGAAGACTTGACCCCAAAGCCATTCATAAGTCAAACTTGCATACCATACAATGTTTGTGGTTTCTGTAGTTGTCAACACCATGAAAGCCTAAGAGGTTCCTGACACAAGCAGTTTGGATTTTAAACTATTTAATCTGTGTATTTATCTTGCATAGTATCGTCACATTGTGGTTAAAGTAGTCGAAGCACAAGGATGACGTTTGAGGTTTCACTCATTTTGGAGTGTGTGTTGTTACCTCACCTTTTCGAGTAACCCCGGTGATCTGCTGCATACCTTTATTGCTAAAACAGTCTGAAAAATTTCGGCCCGCACTGCTCAGATCTGAGGATTGCGCAGGCTTTATCACAGGGTCGTGATTTACGGCTTCACAAACATGTCAGATTTACTGCCGCGGTGTAAAGAGCATGAAGACTACAGCCTCGGACTCTCCCCGTCcattcatttttgacaggtgACAAGACACCAGTAATTATCAGCCGCCAGGAATAAATCACGAGATTTTATCACACCGCTGGCCTTGCCCTTGATGGAATAACCATTTTCAAGTGGGGGGAACTTGTCCAACACCCCCGAACCTTAGATTTGTAAATCTCCTGCTCAAGCCCCCATAATGACTGGTTGTTAGTCGTTTGTTATTAGAGGTCTGTGTGCCAAACATTATAGATATTTCCAAAGAGGTTGTTAGGGGTAATAAGTGAGTAGGGTCCAGGTTCGCTAACCTTGGCTTTGCAGTGGTAtgttaatgcatgtttttggtgtcTGTCATGGAATTTTCTCACCTTAATAAAAAGCCTccagtcagaaaaaaagaaagagttgtAGTTGTCGGTGTCCCACCGCTGTCTGCTGGACCACAATCCCTTAGGAATAGTTAATGTCTGAATGTCTGTGTTATCAAGCGTAAACTGCCAATCTTTGGTCGTTTCATGGCAGTTGTGTTCTGCGTCATAGTCTAATCGGTTTTATTGCAAAGGCATCGCTTCCCTCGAGTCAAGTGTTCACATGGgttgaaataaaatattttattttatttttgagtaAATTTTGCATTTCCTTGTGCTGTAGCAGGAATGTCACACCCTTTCTAGATCTTTGTGAACTGCATGCACGTTGAGTTCACTAGataatcagttttatttataaacttTGTAAAATTAAAGTTCTTACTTCTTCTTCAGTGAAAGATGGGCATAGTACCAAGAaattaaaactacatttttgagcaGAAAGGTAAAATGTGCCCAGAAAACAATATCAGAAGTCAATTCTACTGCGCAAAAAACTTCGGTCAGCAGTTTgtcttcttgtccccgccccctATGTTGATGTTTTGCAGTCAACCCAAACACTTCCTCAGTCAGGtgtgatagtattgcttgacagagcccattttcagatggaatattgttacatcatttctgttttggAAGATCAACCAGACCttgaataacaacaacaatcacaagttacacactgcagctttaagcacTTTAATATTCTTTTCACAATTTGTATTGTCCCTCTGTACACATGCTCCCCACAGCCTGTGGAAATACAGGGGCTTCATGAGTGGGTTGTGGGGTTTGGAGCAGGCTGTGAGATGTTCAACACCTCCCTGTCCATCATCTTCAGTGAAGGAGATTCTGCGGCCTCTCCGAGTCACACCTCACTATTCTGTGATAAGACATGAAACTTTTatgtaaaaccaaacaaaaaataaagttgtcaAATCGTCCTGAGTTATAGTCGGGTGTCATGGGAGCGGTTGTAATCGCTGTCTGTCAGCATGTGCTGCAGAGACATACTTGAGAGAAGCACACCACTTCAGTTTTGGTGAGAGAGTGTCTGCGTCGCAGATCTCGTCccgcattaaaaaacaaaactcactgAGAGCAATTCCACTGACACAACAATTGTGAATCATTCTGTCTGAAATTACTGGCTCTTACGTGTAGCTGGCTGCTGTCATCAGATCTCAGAGTGCACGGCAGCTATAAAACCTCAGTTGTTGTCTTGAAACGACGCCCCAGGTTATTCGGCAGGCGCAGCTCGGCATCGAAAGTGTTATTCACAGAATGTCTGTCACTATTAATCACGCCGGTGTGTGGAGTGGAGGTGTATTCTGCAGCGTCGGGGAGGTTTCCAATGCTGAGACTTGTACAAGGACAAAATAGTGAAATGTATGTTTGCTTATGAGAAGTAGAGTCTTATAAAGCCTTAtaaattagtgctgtcaaatgatttaaatatttaatcacgattaatagctttaatgtcatagttaacacAAGTAATCGCAATtaatctattctaaatgtcccttgatttctttttgtcccattattttttctcattttaatgctcttatcaacatagaaaagtggatcggcttgctttgtgcaaatgttttttttatcgagacaatatctctgtcactcaATAATAAgagtgctgtgaataaagtgccgtggtttaatgtgttgttgccgtaacgagctaatccgagctaaaggagctagcggtcgtTGATTTTATTTCCTGACAATTATAACACTGATAGTTGCATATTGCACCTTAAAGACATATGACAtttagaaacatggcagtgtgtCTATAAAGTTTTTTTGGCTCATACAGTGACCGTATCTGTACGTttgcttttaaaa from the Solea solea chromosome 4, fSolSol10.1, whole genome shotgun sequence genome contains:
- the bhlha9 gene encoding class A basic helix-loop-helix protein 9, translated to MSCSSVTGSEFSEEELEELGVLGQEEDEGSPKPFQDSESATSSPSDPEEGQTKKRNRPVRSKARRMAANVRERKRIMDYNQAFNALRIALNHDLSGKRLSKIATLQRAINRISALSVFLSTNPPSKPCTHRECNRASVGPAGTGTPRPDQTRVPVPHMEHQSYLPWQASIPHQMQPQQPRHVHRLPAEPHVYMDNTMSSCPPSPHYPCYPTEGQLYASHGHCSSPHNHPPSPLRYPQVAEGLGYQPGMWASCTQGYMDTFAEPPPALGLPWQVGYKQEPAHSLSLCSDIL